Part of the Vibrio sp. SCSIO 43137 genome, GTGCTTTAGTCACTACATCACGGTCGATAGCGTAAGATAGCGCTTTACGAACACGTACATCATCAAATGGTTTCTTATTTGTGTTAAAGATGTAGTAGTAAGTACACAGATCACCTTTGATAGACAGTGAATCTGGGTGCTCTTTCTTCAGACGCTTAAAGTGCTCGTTTGGAATCTCATAGGTAAAGTCAACTTCACCAGCCAAGAAACGGTTCATATCAGAAACCTGATTCTCGATTGGAAGGAAAGTAACTTTAGTCAGAACAGTCTTATCGTTGTCCCAGTACATTTTGTTAGGAACCATTTCGATACGTTCGTTAACTACCCAGTTCTTCAGAACAAACGCGCCGTTACCAACGAAGTTTTCAGGCTTAGTCCACTGATCACCAAACTTCTCAACCGTTGCTTTATGTACAGGCTTAACCGTAGTGTGACCCATCATTACAACAAAGTAAGGAACTGCTGTTTCAAGTTCAACCTGGAATGTGTAGTCATCAAGAGCTTTCACACCCAGAGTTTCTTTATCTGCTTTACCAGCGATGATGTCATCAGCATTCTTCATGGTTGTCATTTCCAGATACCATGAATAAGGAGAAGCGGTAGCAGGATCAACAGCACGTTTAAAGCTGTATTCAAAATCGTGCGCTGTTACAGGATCGCCGTTAGACCATTTTGCATCTTTACGAAGATGGAAAACAAAGGTCTTGTTATCTGTCGTTTCCCAAGACTCAGCAACACCCGGGATTGTATTACCGTTAGCATCCTGGTTTACCAAACCTTCCAGTAGTTCACGAATTACGTGTGACTCTGGAACACCCTGAGTTTTCTGAGGGTCAAGAGAAGCAACTTCAGTACCGTTACCACGAACTAATTCTTGTTTCTTAGCTAGTTTTGTACCTGCAGGAACGTCAGCAGCCAGAGCAGAAAAAGAAGTTGCTGCCACTGTTAAGCTGGCGCCCAGCAAAAGTGCCTGTGTAATTTTATTCTTGTACATGCATTTAACTCCAAATAATTTTTTTAGTTTGCATCCATGACGCTTTACCAGATGCCTGAACGGTGGCATTTTTTCTGTCTGCTTGCAGCTTATTGATAAATCTGAAAACAGCCAGCTCCGGTAAAGATTGCCGGACAAGTTAGCAATCCTCGACAAAATTTTCCATAAAAAGCTGATAATTACCCTGCCATTATCTCGACTAGGTCAATATTTTAACTGAATCAGGTAAAATATATTCACTTCACTATCGGATAGTCATTCTTTCATAAGTTGCATGAACGAAAGTGATGATGATCACACTAAAAAATATCAATATTAGTGTTTCCTTTATTTTTCACATAGTTACATACGAACAAAACTAGTTAATATATTTATCTTTTTTACAGAATATTATGCTGAACTATAACTTGCCTTTTAGCATCATAAGCTAGCATAACCCATCCAAACCAAAATTATAAGCTGCATAATGTACAGATAGATTTACATGTATAAAAAGAATGTAAAAAAGTCAGGTTTACACCTGGCTTATAATTCATCACTTTGGTTAAAGAGTGTTATTTTTCCCAGCGGGAAGCCGCCTTATGGTCTGAATCTCTGGAGTCTACCCATCTGCACTCTTCAGTAGTGCGCTCTTTTTTCCAGAACGGAGCCTTAGTTTTAAGGTAATCCATAATAAACTCACAGGCTTCAAACGAAGCTCCCCTGTGTGCACTGGTCACCCCAACAAAAACTATCTGGTCACCGATATCAAGATCACCAATACGATGGATAACCCGCACCTTAAGAAGTGGCCAGCGCTCAAGCGCCTGCTGACAAATCTCTGACAAAGCTTTCTCTGTCATACCGGGATAGTGCTCCAGAGTGAGTCCTGTGACATTATCGCCAAGATTCATATCCCTTACTTTACCGGAGAACATAGCAACAGCACCGGCAGAGGTACCTTCAGCTAATTGTGCATACTCATCAGCGACAGAAAAATCTTCACTGATGACCGAAACAGAGTAGCTCATGGATTAGCCTCCTGTTACCGGCGGGAAAAAGGCAACTTCGTCCCCTTCGCTGATTTCTGTATCAAGGGAAGAGATAGTTTGGTTGATTGCCACCAGCAACTTGCCAGACTCTAACGCCAGTTCCCATTTGCCGCCTTTAGCTGCGAGTTCTGAGCGTAACGCTTCGGCAGTCGGATAAACGGCGTCAACATCAACACTATCCACCCCAATTAGCTCACGAGTCTGAGCAAAAAACAGTACCTTAATCATGATTCCACCTTAAAGTGTCCTGACTTGCCACCCTGCTTTTCAAGCAGACGTACCTGCCCGATAACCATATCTTTCTGCACAGCCTTACACATATCGTAAATAGTCAGTGCAGCAACAGAAGCCGCTGTAAGTGCTTCCATCTCAACGCCGGTTTTACCTGCCAGTTTGCAGACAGATTCAATTCTTACTTTGTTTTCACTCTCGATTGCTTCTAACTGAACTTCAACCTTAGAGAGCAATAAAGGATGGCAAAGAGGGATAAGATCCCAGGTTCTTTTTGCAGCCTGAATACCAGCAATACGCGCAGTGGCAAACACATCACCTTTATGGTGGCTGCCTGAAACAATCAGATTCAGTGTTTCTGAAGACATATGTACATACGCTTCTGCTCTCGCTTCACGCACAGTCTCCTGCTTGGCAGAGACATCCACCATATTCGCCTCACCAGACGCATTAATATGAGTAAACTGTTCCATAATCATTAAA contains:
- a CDS encoding ABC transporter substrate-binding protein encodes the protein MYKNKITQALLLGASLTVAATSFSALAADVPAGTKLAKKQELVRGNGTEVASLDPQKTQGVPESHVIRELLEGLVNQDANGNTIPGVAESWETTDNKTFVFHLRKDAKWSNGDPVTAHDFEYSFKRAVDPATASPYSWYLEMTTMKNADDIIAGKADKETLGVKALDDYTFQVELETAVPYFVVMMGHTTVKPVHKATVEKFGDQWTKPENFVGNGAFVLKNWVVNERIEMVPNKMYWDNDKTVLTKVTFLPIENQVSDMNRFLAGEVDFTYEIPNEHFKRLKKEHPDSLSIKGDLCTYYYIFNTNKKPFDDVRVRKALSYAIDRDVVTKALLGQGQKPAYFLTPEITANFNPVTPAYGKLSQKERDAEAKRLLEEAGFTKSNPLKFTLLYNTSENHKKIAAAVQSMWKKGLGVDVALENQEWKTYLDSKDQGNFEVARAGWCGDYNEASTFLTLMESGNTTGGIHYLSDEYDALIKKALESTSDAEREKIYLQAEALLTKDMPIAPIYQYVKTRLVSPKLGGYPVGNVEDKIYSKDLYIKE
- the moaE gene encoding molybdopterin synthase catalytic subunit MoaE, with the translated sequence MSYSVSVISEDFSVADEYAQLAEGTSAGAVAMFSGKVRDMNLGDNVTGLTLEHYPGMTEKALSEICQQALERWPLLKVRVIHRIGDLDIGDQIVFVGVTSAHRGASFEACEFIMDYLKTKAPFWKKERTTEECRWVDSRDSDHKAASRWEK
- the moaD gene encoding molybdopterin synthase sulfur carrier subunit, coding for MIKVLFFAQTRELIGVDSVDVDAVYPTAEALRSELAAKGGKWELALESGKLLVAINQTISSLDTEISEGDEVAFFPPVTGG
- the moaC gene encoding cyclic pyranopterin monophosphate synthase MoaC, which translates into the protein MEQFTHINASGEANMVDVSAKQETVREARAEAYVHMSSETLNLIVSGSHHKGDVFATARIAGIQAAKRTWDLIPLCHPLLLSKVEVQLEAIESENKVRIESVCKLAGKTGVEMEALTAASVAALTIYDMCKAVQKDMVIGQVRLLEKQGGKSGHFKVES